One genomic segment of Polyodon spathula isolate WHYD16114869_AA chromosome 35, ASM1765450v1, whole genome shotgun sequence includes these proteins:
- the LOC121303694 gene encoding polyunsaturated fatty acid lipoxygenase ALOX15B-like, producing the protein MVKLEHTDFCWKCWFCSKVIVEDCAGRKSFTFPCHTWLTNNTTVELREGTAKKPKEDELDILKQNRKGELDNRRKILKWVTYAEGIPRCLDMKDTSELPLDVQFSFIKNTEFKLTYLIGVSELKIEKYLHWQTHWRSMADIETFFGVYKTAASELVKSRWEEDVFFGFQFLNGFNPIMIKKCKEIPSNFPVTDNMVSPFLEQSSSLQNEVQKGNIFLVDYQLLDEIPANEINGGLQYLPAPLCLLYRDPNNHLKPIAIQLQQKAHPENLIFLPSHSVDWLLAKIYVRSADFNYFELITHLLRTHLLAEVFCMATHRNLASVHPLYKLLIPHTKYTLQINIIARNNLLKKGGTFDQAFSIGGKGLHKLLQKAHSCVTYSSLCLPEDITARGVEGIPCYYYIEDGMKVWNTINRFVEAMLKYYYPSDRDVVEDTELQDWAKEIFSNGFLNRKESGIPDSFSTVSELNKFLTMILFTCSAQHNAVNAGQFDFAAWMPNASPTLRRPPPSSLGETTEQDILESIADVNSTIQSLAVVWLLSHKYHDFVKLGDYPEERFTEETPKKLISKFQSDLQQIDDEIALRNKGLKPGYPYLRPTQVENSVAV; encoded by the exons ATGGTGAAATTGGAACACACAGACTTTTGTTGGAAATGCTGGTTCTGTTCCAAAGTAATTGTAGAGGACTGTGCAGGAAGGAAGTCCTTCACGTTTCCTTGTCACACTTGGTTGACAAATAATACGACTGTTGAGCTGAGAGAGGGCACAG CAAAGAAACCCAAAGAAGATGAACTGGACATCTTGAAGCAGAACAGAAAGGGAGAGCTGGACAATCGGAGGAAGATTTTAAA ATGGGTGACCTATGCAGAAGGAATCCCAAGATGTCTGGATATGAAGGACACAAGTGAATTGCCGCTGGATGTACAATTTTCATTCATCAAAAACACAGAATTTAAATTGACATACTTGATAGG TGTGAGTGAACTAAAAATAGAGAAGTATTTACACTGGCAGACTCACTGGAGATCTATGGCAGACATAGAGACTTTCTTCGGAGTATACAAAACTGCAGCGTCAG AGTTGGTGAAATCGAGATGGGAAGAAGATGTATTTTTCGGCTTCCAGTTTCTGAACGGCTTCAACCCCATTATGATCAAAAAGTGCAAAGAGATCCCTTCAAACTTCCCAGTGACGGACAACATGGTGTCTCCATTCCTGGAACAATCCAGTTCATTGCAGAACGAAGTGCAG AAGGGGAACATCTTTCTGGTGGACTATCAGCTATTGGACGAGATTCCAGCCAATGAAATTAATGGAGGACTTCAGTATCTACCTGCCCCACTCTGTCTGCTGTACAGAGATCCCAACAATCATCTGAAACCGATTGCTATCCAG TTGCAGCAGAAAGCACATCCAGAAAACCTGATTTTCCTGCCCAGTCACTCTGTAGACTGGCTGCTTGCAAAGATCTACGTGCGCAGTGCAGATTTCAACTACTTTGAGCTCATTACTCACCTGCTGCGCACTCACCTGCTAGCTGAAGTGTTCTGCATGGCAACACACAGAAATCTGGCTTCTGTGCACCCGCTGTACAAG CTCCTGATTCCTCACACAAAATACACGCTGCAGATCAATATCATAGCAAGGAATAACCTGCTGAAGAAAGGTGGGACTTTTGACCAG GCTTTCAGTATTGGAGGAAAGGGACTTCATAAACTGCTGCAGAAAGCTCACAGCTGTGTGACCTACAGCTCCCTCTGTCTGCCGGAGGATATTACAGCAAGAGGAGTAGAAGGCATTCCCTGTTATTACTACATAGAGGACGGGATGAAAGTGTGGAACACAATCAACAG GTTTGTCGAGGCAATGCTTAAGTATTACTACCCGAGTGACAGAGATGTGGTTGAAGACACAGAGCTGCAGGATTGGGCAAAAGAAATATTTTCTAATGGCTTTCTGAATCGCAAAGAATCAG GTATCCCAGACTCCTTTAGTACAGTCAGTGAACTCAACAAGTTCCTCACAATGATTCTGTTTACCTGCTCAGCGCAGCACAATGCAGTTAATGCAGGTCAG TTTGATTTTGCAGCTTGGATGCCCAACGCCTCTCCCACCCTGCGGCGCCCCCCTCCCTCCAGTCTGGGGGAAACGACTGAACAAGACATCCTGGAGAGCATCGCTGATGTTAACAGCACCATTCAAAGCCTGGCAGTCGTCTGGTTGCTCAGCCACAAGTACCACGACTTT GTTAAACTGGGTGATTACCCAGAGGAGCGATTCACAGAGGAGACCCCAAAAAAGCTGATTTCAAAATTCCAGTCTGACTTGCAGCAAATTGATGATGAGATAGCGCTTCGCAATAAAGGCCTAAAACCTGGATATCCTTACTTGAGACCAACACAAGTAGAGAACAGCGTTGCCGTCTGA